In one Plasmodium malariae genome assembly, contig: PmUG01_00_41, whole genome shotgun sequence genomic region, the following are encoded:
- the PmUG01_00069400 gene encoding fam-m protein — protein sequence MMEQKIKLILLNKTTMFFVLIWICNFNNDFNIFNKYLANENNFNKTLYTITYRLLAKYKEDKNSNITQLKVGMPDNWKSDKENISINIKRNKGKNKQSNSSLLNKATYYTEVIDYNDGMFDGKHFHFKKKWIKKKDYNTFLEKNNRIRNIALRKIKFRNYGFGVFIFFIFFLLGIGLPILKALQSYSGLTESLEFMKSFWDYIETPFTYIVNEKEAFVLFFFVLIIILGAILIIAIPKILRNNEKYKKIKLMTE from the exons ATGATGGAACAGAAAATTAAGTTAATCTTACTTAACAAAACTACTATGTTTTTCGTTTTAATATGGATATGCAATTTTAACAATGATTTC aatatttttaataaatatttggcTAATGagaacaattttaataagaCATTATATACAATAACTTATAGAttactagcaaaatataaggaagacaaaaattcaaatattaCACAGTTAAAAGTGGGTATGCCAGACAATTGGAAGTCggataaagaaaatatatctattaatataaaaagaaataaaggaaaaaataaacagtCTAATAGTAGTCTATTAAATAAGGCTACATATTATACAGAAGTCATAGATTATAATGATGGAatgtttgatggaaaacatttccattttaaaaaaaaatggatcaaaaaaaaagattataacacttttcttgaaaaaaacaatagaattagaaatatagctttaagaaaaataaaatttagaaattaCGGATTTGgagttttcatattttttatttttttcttgttggGAATAGGATTACCCATATTAAAAGCACTACAATCATACAGTGGACTTACAGAATCATTAGAATTTATGAAAAGCTTTTGGGATTATATAGAAACACCTTTCACGTATAtagtaaatgaaaaagaagcttttgtattatttttttttgttcttatcATTATATTAGGTGCTATTCTTATAATAGCTATTCCCAAGATCTtgagaaataatgaaaaatataaaaagattaaGTTAATGACtgagtaa
- the PmUG01_00069500 gene encoding fam-l protein has protein sequence MDQKNTLLLFTIISAFILLSWICLFNIDLSDYYKTSERNYKNNRKLDKNYRLLAISKEDKCSVFVRLNEKVPNYAVSENKDVYYNEKEPKRKMKHINGKPFMNAGGNQQNMRNKKCIFETKKYSRMEKKIFKELDYMDFLKNNRTICNKIYVKTICKKYRLRFVLPLLLMTVLLILYILDLFVRCGIRGVLFKVLNLCGITNWYNDLSVLLKNSPVSWLFRTMDKVPKALEKITRKKGGEILKTEKIAGYVYVDSFFNYLLYVIPLLILGVIIILGLFYYHKKVKKYQKIKFKKR, from the exons atggatCAAAAAAATACGTTACTCTTATTTACAATAATTTCTGCGTTTATCCTTTTAAGTTGGATATGTCTTTTTAACATTGATCTc AGTGACTATTATAAAACTTCAGAACgaaactataaaaataatagaaaattagataaaaattatcGATTACTAGCAATATCTAAAGAGGATAAATGTTCAGTTTTTGTAagattaaatgaaaaagtacCAAATTATGCTGTAAGCGAAAATAAagatgtatattataatgagAAAGAAcccaaaagaaaaatgaaacatataAATGGAAAACCATTTATGAATGCAGGAGGTAATCAACAAAATATGAGGAATAAGaaatgtatatttgaaacaaagaaatattctcgtatggaaaaaaaaatattcaaagaacttgattatatggattttcttaaaaacaacAGGACAATTTGTAATAAGATTTACGTAAAAacaatatgtaaaaaataccGATTGAGATTTGTTTtacctttattattaatgacCGTATTACtgatattatacatattagaTTTATTTGTGCGTTGTGGGATTAGGGGGGTACTGTTTAAGGTATTGAATTTGTGTGGTATAACTAATTGGTACAATGATTTAAGTGTGTTGTTGAAGAATTCACCTGTAAGTTGGTTGTTCAGGACAATGGATAAAGTACCTAAAGCATTGGAAAAGATAACAAGGAAAAAGGGAGGGGAGATATTGAAAACGGAGAAAATAGCAGGATACGTTTATGTAGATAGTTTTTTTAACTATCTACTATATGTTATACCTTTGCTTATATTAGGtgtcataattatattaggCCTTTTTTATTACCACAAGAAAGTTAagaaatatcaaaaaattaagtttaagaaaaggtaa